One part of the Streptomyces ferrugineus genome encodes these proteins:
- a CDS encoding globin domain-containing protein, with product MDAPTTTSADNGTSGGGGGWFTPRKQPATTPGSEPETAEGQRLAALRPVGRTATAGGDGAASSAPDDAPGADDAHRVSDGATTPQRGAPAAISTPEPPPSGHIPPTPSTPASAPAPTPGQVPHTPAPAPMPVLAPQTATAAAPGQAPQAAATLAPGQAPQAAPAPPSSLAQPAPHPHVPTQRPAPAQPASPDAILIRRTMAEVAPVADKVTSYFYALLFVRHPDLRSLFPAAMDTQRDRLLKALLTAAEHIDNTPVLVDYLQNLGRGHRKYGTRPEHYPAVGECLIGALSKYAVGVWNGEMEAAWVRAYTTISQVMIDAAAADELRAPAWWYAEVVAHDLRTSDVAVITVRPDQPYPFLAGQYTSLETPWWPRIWRHYSFASAPRSDGLLTFHVKAVPAGWVSNALVHRARPGDIIRLGPPAGSMTVDHTTDSGLLCLGGGTGIAPIKALVEDVAEHGERRPVEVFYGARTDQDLYDLDTMLRLKQSHPWLEIRPVVDRHGLLQLPEAIRQYGPWTEYDAYVSGPPGMIRSGVDVLRDIGIPSERIRHDSVEELVAAN from the coding sequence ATGGACGCTCCGACCACCACGTCGGCCGACAACGGCACTTCCGGCGGCGGGGGCGGCTGGTTCACGCCGCGCAAGCAGCCGGCGACGACTCCGGGCAGCGAACCGGAGACGGCCGAGGGCCAGCGCCTGGCCGCGCTGCGTCCGGTGGGCAGAACAGCGACGGCCGGCGGCGACGGGGCAGCCTCGTCGGCCCCGGACGATGCCCCCGGAGCCGACGACGCTCATCGCGTGAGCGACGGAGCGACGACCCCGCAACGAGGGGCACCGGCCGCGATATCGACCCCCGAACCGCCCCCGTCGGGTCACATACCGCCCACGCCCTCGACGCCCGCATCCGCCCCCGCCCCTACGCCGGGGCAAGTGCCGCACACTCCCGCCCCCGCCCCGATGCCGGTCCTGGCGCCGCAGACTGCCACCGCCGCGGCTCCTGGCCAAGCACCGCAGGCCGCCGCCACCTTGGCCCCTGGCCAGGCGCCTCAGGCCGCACCCGCGCCGCCGAGCTCCCTCGCACAGCCCGCCCCGCACCCGCACGTCCCCACCCAGCGCCCCGCCCCGGCCCAGCCCGCCTCGCCGGACGCCATCCTGATCCGCCGGACGATGGCGGAGGTAGCCCCCGTGGCCGACAAGGTCACGTCGTACTTCTACGCCCTGCTTTTCGTGCGCCACCCCGACCTGCGCTCCCTGTTCCCGGCCGCGATGGACACCCAGCGCGACCGACTGCTCAAGGCCCTGCTCACCGCCGCCGAGCACATCGACAACACGCCGGTTCTCGTCGACTATCTGCAGAACCTCGGCCGCGGACACCGCAAGTACGGCACCCGGCCCGAGCACTACCCGGCCGTCGGCGAGTGCCTCATCGGCGCACTCAGCAAGTACGCCGTCGGCGTCTGGAACGGCGAGATGGAGGCTGCCTGGGTCCGTGCCTACACGACGATCTCGCAGGTCATGATCGACGCGGCGGCGGCAGACGAACTGCGCGCCCCCGCCTGGTGGTACGCGGAGGTCGTGGCGCACGACCTCCGAACGTCGGACGTCGCCGTCATCACCGTCCGCCCCGACCAGCCCTACCCCTTCCTCGCCGGGCAGTACACGAGCCTGGAGACGCCCTGGTGGCCCAGGATCTGGCGGCACTATTCCTTTGCCTCCGCGCCCCGCTCCGACGGCCTGCTGACGTTCCATGTGAAGGCCGTCCCCGCGGGCTGGGTCTCCAACGCGCTGGTGCACCGTGCCCGGCCGGGCGACATCATCCGGCTCGGCCCGCCGGCCGGCTCGATGACCGTGGACCACACCACGGACAGCGGTCTGCTCTGCCTGGGCGGAGGCACCGGCATAGCGCCCATCAAGGCACTGGTCGAGGACGTCGCCGAGCACGGCGAGCGGCGGCCGGTCGAGGTCTTCTACGGCGCCCGCACCGACCAGGACCTGTACGACCTCGACACGATGCTGCGGCTCAAGCAGTCCCACCCGTGGCTGGAGATCCGTCCGGTCGTGGACCGGCACGGCCTGCTCCAGCTTCCCGAAGCCATACGGCAGTACGGGCCCTGGACCGAGTACGACGCCTATGTCTCCGGCCCGCCCGGCATGATCCGCAGCGGTGTCGACGTACTGAGAGACATCGGCATCCCGTCCGAGCGGATACGGCATGACTCGGTGGAGGAGCTCGTCGCCGCGAACTGA
- a CDS encoding GNAT family N-acetyltransferase encodes MPTPSLAALPIRRLTPRDLTACADLSEDRGWPREEHKWGFLLTAGKGYGIDDPAGGLVSACVVTEYGPQERPDLGAIGMVLVAERHARQGIGRRLMRHVVDVMGTTSLTLHATPYGQPLYEELGFKVTGRAEMLRGHFTGPSTPTIATRAVTAEDLGAIVRLDEEVFGTDRTHIITRLPAFADQLRVAEENGRIIGYAGAWPNMDTQVVGPLIARDTETAKALITSLAAHTDRPLRTDIDVRHEELLAWAKEHGLASVAFNSVMTYGISELPGDWTRRFAPLTVAAG; translated from the coding sequence GTGCCGACTCCTTCCCTCGCCGCTCTGCCCATCCGCCGCCTGACGCCTCGCGACCTCACCGCCTGCGCCGACTTGTCCGAGGACCGGGGTTGGCCCCGTGAGGAACACAAGTGGGGGTTCCTCCTCACAGCCGGGAAGGGCTACGGCATCGATGACCCCGCCGGCGGACTCGTCAGCGCCTGCGTCGTCACGGAGTACGGACCGCAGGAGCGGCCCGATCTGGGAGCCATCGGCATGGTCCTGGTCGCCGAGCGCCATGCCCGCCAGGGCATCGGACGCCGGCTGATGCGTCACGTCGTCGACGTGATGGGCACAACGTCGCTGACGCTGCACGCGACGCCGTACGGACAGCCGCTCTACGAAGAACTCGGCTTCAAGGTCACCGGTCGGGCGGAGATGCTGCGCGGACACTTCACAGGCCCCTCGACGCCCACGATCGCCACGCGTGCGGTCACCGCTGAGGATCTCGGCGCCATCGTGCGGCTCGACGAGGAGGTGTTCGGCACCGATCGCACGCACATCATCACGAGGCTGCCCGCCTTCGCCGACCAGCTGCGCGTCGCCGAGGAGAACGGGCGGATCATCGGATACGCGGGTGCCTGGCCCAACATGGACACGCAGGTCGTGGGCCCTCTGATCGCCCGCGACACCGAGACCGCGAAGGCGCTCATCACCTCTCTCGCCGCCCACACCGACCGCCCACTGCGCACCGACATCGACGTACGCCACGAGGAGCTGCTGGCGTGGGCGAAGGAGCACGGTCTGGCTTCCGTCGCCTTCAACTCGGTCATGACGTACGGCATCTCGGAGCTGCCGGGCGACTGGACCCGGCGTTTCGCTCCGCTGACAGTGGCGGCGGGCTGA
- a CDS encoding HAD family hydrolase: MARLHLFDLDGTLLHGTSAPVEISRQLGLEEETVTLDREISAGLIGPPEYAQRVHALWADLTEAHVVAAFEGAPWLARIREVWTEIRGQGDYCAVVSLSPSFFVERLTGWGAHAAYGSRFPAVPFTEPVDPAGVLSAEAKVHIADLLCAEFGVTRDECVAYGDSLSDKALFGVVPVSVAVNADRHLAGLATHSYMGIDLWEAYELVRSGR; encoded by the coding sequence ATGGCGAGACTTCACCTTTTCGATCTGGACGGCACTCTCCTGCATGGAACATCCGCGCCCGTGGAGATCTCACGACAGCTCGGGCTGGAGGAAGAGACCGTCACGCTCGACCGGGAGATCTCGGCAGGGCTGATCGGTCCCCCGGAGTACGCGCAGCGGGTGCACGCGCTCTGGGCAGATCTCACCGAGGCCCATGTGGTGGCCGCCTTCGAGGGTGCTCCTTGGCTGGCCCGGATCCGTGAGGTCTGGACGGAGATCAGGGGACAGGGCGACTACTGCGCCGTCGTCTCGCTCTCGCCCTCCTTCTTCGTGGAGCGGCTGACCGGCTGGGGCGCGCACGCGGCGTACGGCTCCCGCTTCCCGGCCGTGCCGTTCACAGAGCCCGTCGACCCGGCCGGAGTTCTCAGCGCCGAGGCAAAGGTTCACATCGCCGATCTGCTCTGTGCGGAGTTCGGGGTGACGCGGGACGAATGCGTTGCCTATGGCGACTCGCTGTCGGACAAGGCGCTGTTCGGAGTCGTCCCGGTATCCGTCGCGGTCAACGCGGACCGGCATCTGGCCGGACTCGCGACGCACTCCTACATGGGGATAGATCTGTGGGAAGCCTATGAACTGGTGCGCAGCGGCCGGTAA
- a CDS encoding serine hydrolase domain-containing protein yields the protein MTTSQEELLPTTRRALLHRIAVAQAEGRAPSLVAAVVRGGRTVWHGSRTSMDGHAPDENVQYRIGSITKTFTAVLVLRLRDEGLLDLGDPLEKHLPETGVGEATIIELLAHTSGLAAESPAPWWERTSGSLRPELPDVMGEQPFLHPSGRRFHYSNPGYTLLGALVEKLRGAPWEDVLRREVLEPLGLKRTSTRPQEPHAGGWAVHPWADAMLPEPVEDLGRMAPAGQLWSTTDDLARFAVFLAKGDDRVLSAESVREMRTPAAPPEAVDVLDGAAYGLGMQVQRRDGRLLVGHGGSLPGFLASLTLSVQDDVAAVVLANCTSGPLVALAAADLVRIVAEAEPRIPEPWRPMPAVDTAVLELAGPWYWGTNAFALRLTADGLVSLEPLSGKGRRSRFRANGDGTWTGLEGYYAGEILKAVRRPDGTVDHLDLGSFVFTRQPYDEEAAVPGGVDPDGWRGSDSF from the coding sequence ATGACGACATCTCAGGAAGAGCTGCTCCCCACCACGCGCCGGGCACTGCTGCACCGCATCGCCGTGGCCCAGGCCGAGGGACGGGCGCCCTCGCTGGTCGCCGCCGTCGTACGGGGCGGGCGGACCGTGTGGCACGGCTCGCGTACCTCGATGGACGGGCATGCGCCGGACGAGAATGTGCAGTACCGCATCGGCTCGATCACCAAGACCTTCACCGCCGTTCTCGTTCTGAGACTGCGTGACGAGGGCCTGCTCGATCTCGGCGACCCCCTGGAGAAGCATCTGCCGGAAACCGGCGTGGGGGAGGCCACCATCATTGAACTCCTCGCGCACACCAGCGGGTTGGCGGCCGAGTCCCCTGCTCCCTGGTGGGAACGGACCTCCGGATCCCTGCGGCCCGAACTGCCCGACGTCATGGGCGAGCAGCCCTTCCTGCACCCGTCCGGCCGCCGGTTCCACTACTCGAACCCTGGCTACACGCTGCTGGGGGCGCTGGTGGAGAAGCTGCGTGGCGCTCCGTGGGAGGACGTACTCCGGCGTGAAGTGCTCGAACCCCTGGGCCTGAAGCGCACGAGTACACGACCGCAGGAGCCGCACGCGGGAGGTTGGGCGGTGCATCCCTGGGCCGATGCGATGCTTCCCGAACCCGTCGAAGACCTCGGGAGGATGGCGCCGGCTGGTCAACTGTGGTCGACGACGGATGACTTGGCGCGGTTCGCCGTCTTCCTGGCCAAGGGGGACGACCGGGTGCTGAGCGCCGAGAGCGTACGAGAGATGCGGACCCCTGCGGCGCCGCCCGAGGCTGTCGATGTGCTGGATGGTGCCGCATACGGCCTGGGGATGCAGGTCCAGCGCCGAGACGGACGGCTCCTCGTGGGGCACGGCGGGTCGTTGCCGGGCTTCCTGGCGAGTCTGACCCTCAGCGTGCAGGACGACGTCGCGGCCGTCGTGCTGGCCAACTGCACCTCCGGTCCGCTGGTCGCCCTTGCCGCCGCCGACCTGGTCCGTATCGTCGCCGAGGCCGAGCCGCGGATTCCTGAGCCCTGGCGGCCCATGCCTGCGGTCGACACGGCGGTCCTGGAGTTGGCCGGCCCTTGGTACTGGGGGACGAACGCCTTCGCCCTGCGGCTGACCGCGGACGGACTCGTCTCGCTGGAGCCGCTGTCCGGTAAGGGGCGCCGCTCACGGTTCCGCGCCAACGGCGACGGCACATGGACGGGCCTGGAGGGCTACTACGCGGGCGAGATCTTGAAGGCCGTCCGACGCCCGGACGGGACCGTGGACCATCTGGACCTCGGCTCATTCGTCTTCACCCGTCAGCCGTACGACGAGGAGGCTGCCGTGCCGGGCGGGGTGGATCCCGACGGCTGGCGGGGCAGCGACTCGTTCTGA
- a CDS encoding NUDIX domain-containing protein → MTVRPVVKRTARAVLLDGDDLILIKRTKPGMDPYWLTPGGGVEPTDSTVVDALHREVYEELGAKITDVVPCFVDTVEHIGEDGGATGVKVQHFFVCRLGSIDTSLRHGPEVDEPIGEYEIVRVPFTRVGIASVHLVPLSLRHYLDGNIEGVRAMHAPDLG, encoded by the coding sequence ATGACCGTCCGACCCGTGGTCAAGCGCACCGCCCGCGCCGTTCTGCTGGATGGCGACGACCTGATCCTGATCAAGCGCACCAAGCCCGGCATGGATCCCTACTGGCTCACGCCCGGTGGCGGGGTCGAGCCGACGGACTCGACCGTCGTCGACGCCCTGCACCGCGAGGTCTATGAAGAGCTCGGCGCCAAGATCACCGATGTGGTGCCCTGTTTCGTTGACACCGTCGAGCACATCGGCGAGGACGGCGGAGCGACCGGTGTGAAGGTGCAGCACTTCTTCGTCTGCCGACTGGGGTCCATAGACACGTCCTTGCGGCACGGGCCCGAGGTGGACGAGCCCATCGGCGAGTACGAGATCGTGCGGGTGCCGTTCACCCGGGTCGGGATCGCCTCCGTCCATCTCGTGCCTCTGTCGCTGCGGCACTACCTCGACGGAAACATCGAGGGCGTCCGCGCCATGCACGCCCCCGACCTGGGCTGA
- a CDS encoding GlcG/HbpS family heme-binding protein → MSTATAVAPLTTENADLLVAAAHRAAEGAGGTVSVTVLDVGGHLLAFRRDDRAVLISGETSTRKAYTALQLDAPTADLVEAVQPGGLFHTLPTALDRPLLFIAGGVPIHRDGRLIGAIGVGGGAPEQDHRFAMTAIEALA, encoded by the coding sequence ATGAGCACCGCCACCGCAGTCGCGCCCCTGACCACCGAGAACGCCGACCTTCTTGTCGCCGCCGCACACCGGGCCGCCGAGGGGGCCGGGGGGACCGTCAGCGTCACGGTCCTGGATGTCGGAGGCCATCTGCTCGCCTTCCGGCGGGACGACCGAGCCGTGCTGATCTCCGGGGAGACCAGCACTCGCAAGGCCTACACGGCACTCCAGCTCGACGCCCCGACCGCCGATCTCGTCGAGGCCGTACAGCCCGGCGGGCTCTTCCACACCCTGCCCACGGCGCTCGACCGACCGCTGCTGTTCATCGCGGGCGGTGTGCCGATCCACAGGGACGGCCGGTTGATCGGAGCGATCGGTGTCGGCGGCGGCGCGCCGGAGCAGGACCACCGGTTTGCGATGACCGCCATCGAGGCGCTCGCCTGA
- a CDS encoding cystathionine gamma-lyase yields the protein MSDPGPEGRPPGDGTRAVRAGLPEPVKYEPTLPGPVFAAHYHLPGEPTGPYTYGRDENPTWSRLERAIGELEAPGEDGVETLVFASGMAAISSVLFSRLRAGDAVVLPSDGYQALSLVREQLEAYGIEVRTAPTGGDAQLGVLDGARLLWIETPSNPGLDVCDIRRLVAAAHTRGALVAVDNTLATPLGQRPLELGADFSVASGTKQLTGHGDVLLGYVTGRDAEAMAAVRRWRKIAGAIPGPMEAWLAHRSIATLHLRVERQNANALAVAEALRHWPEELGVRYPGLPGDPSYKIASQQMRHHGCVVSFTLPTRARAERFLDALRLVDDATSFGGVRSTAERRGRWGGDAVPEGFIRMSVGAEDPEDLVADVLRALDESAE from the coding sequence ATGAGCGACCCGGGCCCTGAGGGGCGGCCCCCCGGCGACGGCACGCGCGCGGTGCGGGCCGGCCTGCCCGAGCCGGTCAAGTACGAGCCGACCCTGCCGGGCCCGGTGTTCGCCGCCCACTACCACCTGCCGGGCGAGCCCACGGGGCCGTACACCTACGGCCGTGACGAGAACCCGACCTGGAGCCGTCTGGAGCGGGCCATCGGCGAGTTGGAGGCGCCGGGGGAGGACGGCGTCGAGACGCTGGTCTTCGCCTCGGGCATGGCCGCCATCTCCTCGGTGCTCTTCTCCCGGCTGCGCGCCGGGGACGCGGTCGTCCTGCCCAGCGACGGCTACCAGGCGCTGTCCTTGGTGCGCGAGCAGCTGGAGGCGTACGGCATCGAGGTGCGCACGGCACCGACCGGCGGGGACGCCCAGCTCGGCGTCCTGGACGGCGCGCGGCTGCTGTGGATCGAAACGCCATCCAACCCCGGCCTCGACGTGTGCGACATCCGACGGCTCGTCGCGGCGGCACACACACGGGGCGCCCTCGTCGCCGTCGACAACACGCTCGCCACGCCGCTCGGGCAGCGGCCGCTGGAGCTCGGCGCCGACTTCTCGGTGGCCAGCGGCACCAAGCAGCTCACGGGACACGGCGACGTACTGCTGGGATACGTCACCGGCCGCGACGCGGAGGCCATGGCCGCCGTACGACGCTGGCGCAAGATCGCCGGGGCGATTCCGGGCCCCATGGAGGCTTGGCTCGCGCACCGTTCCATCGCCACGCTCCACCTGCGCGTGGAGCGGCAGAACGCCAACGCCCTCGCGGTCGCCGAGGCCCTGCGGCACTGGCCCGAGGAGCTCGGGGTGCGCTATCCGGGACTCCCGGGCGACCCCTCGTACAAGATCGCCTCGCAGCAGATGCGGCACCACGGGTGCGTGGTGTCCTTCACGCTGCCCACGCGCGCGCGTGCCGAACGGTTCCTGGACGCCCTGCGGCTCGTCGACGACGCGACCAGCTTCGGCGGCGTCCGGTCCACGGCCGAACGACGCGGACGCTGGGGCGGCGACGCCGTACCGGAAGGCTTCATCCGCATGTCGGTCGGCGCCGAGGATCCCGAGGATCTGGTGGCGGACGTGCTGCGCGCACTGGACGAATCGGCCGAGTGA
- a CDS encoding dihydrofolate reductase family protein codes for MRKLIYGMNLSLDGYIAAPGDDIGWSVPSDELFQFWSDQLQATDLTLYGRKLWQTMSSYWPTGDQQPNATPAEIEFARRWRDMSKVVFSSTIDKVDWNTRLVTGDAVAEITRLKAEDGGPMDIGGATLAGAAMRAGLIDEYVLATAPVLVGGGTPFFTALDSWVNLNLVETRTFPCGVILTRYETR; via the coding sequence ATGCGGAAACTGATCTACGGCATGAACCTGAGCCTGGACGGCTACATCGCCGCGCCCGGCGACGACATCGGCTGGAGCGTGCCGAGCGACGAGCTGTTCCAGTTCTGGTCCGACCAGCTGCAGGCGACCGACCTGACGCTGTACGGGCGCAAGCTGTGGCAGACGATGAGCTCCTACTGGCCGACCGGCGACCAGCAGCCCAACGCCACCCCGGCGGAGATCGAGTTCGCGCGCCGCTGGCGGGACATGTCGAAGGTGGTGTTCTCCTCGACGATCGACAAGGTCGACTGGAACACCCGCCTGGTCACCGGCGACGCGGTCGCCGAGATCACCCGGCTCAAGGCCGAGGACGGCGGCCCGATGGACATCGGCGGCGCGACGCTCGCCGGGGCGGCCATGCGGGCCGGGTTGATCGACGAGTACGTGCTGGCCACTGCGCCGGTCCTGGTGGGCGGCGGCACGCCGTTCTTCACCGCGCTGGACAGCTGGGTGAACCTGAACCTGGTGGAGACGCGGACATTTCCCTGCGGCGTGATCCTGACCAGGTACGAGACGAGGTAG
- a CDS encoding LysR family transcriptional regulator, translating into MDLALLRTFVTVHRAGSFTRAAALLGLSQPAVTSQIRTLERQLGRPLFLRQARGVTPTTIGDELAHKAAPHLDALVEITETGLDDESSLRSLHLAGPPEFTAERALPALTELTGEDGQGFALRASFGNAEETLEGLAAGHHDLAISTARPRGALLTATALCDEEHVLVASPRWVDRIGAGQLRHKGAHALEDVPVVEVHESLPFVSRYWASVYDSRPAAPGTVIVPDLRAVLACAVAGAGLAVLPRYLCADTLERGEVVALHDPPVPPLRTYFLVVRTGTLAMPHIARAHEWLLRAASDWA; encoded by the coding sequence ATGGATCTGGCCTTGTTGCGCACCTTTGTGACCGTGCACCGGGCCGGATCCTTCACCCGCGCCGCCGCGCTGCTCGGACTGTCGCAACCGGCCGTGACCTCACAGATCCGCACCCTGGAGCGACAGTTGGGCCGGCCCCTGTTCCTACGGCAGGCCCGGGGAGTGACGCCCACGACCATCGGCGATGAACTCGCCCACAAGGCCGCGCCGCATCTCGACGCCCTGGTGGAGATCACCGAGACGGGACTCGACGACGAGTCCTCCTTACGATCTCTGCACCTCGCCGGCCCTCCTGAGTTCACCGCCGAGCGGGCGCTGCCCGCGCTCACCGAACTGACCGGCGAGGACGGCCAGGGCTTCGCCCTGCGCGCATCCTTCGGCAACGCCGAGGAGACCCTGGAGGGGCTGGCCGCCGGGCATCACGATCTGGCCATCAGTACGGCCCGTCCGCGCGGCGCTCTGCTCACGGCGACTGCGCTCTGCGACGAGGAGCACGTCCTTGTCGCCTCCCCTCGCTGGGTCGACCGGATCGGTGCGGGCCAACTGCGCCACAAGGGAGCGCATGCGCTGGAGGACGTCCCGGTGGTGGAGGTACACGAGTCCCTCCCGTTCGTCTCCCGCTACTGGGCCTCGGTCTACGACTCCCGTCCAGCCGCCCCCGGCACCGTGATCGTCCCCGATCTGCGCGCGGTCCTCGCCTGTGCGGTCGCGGGGGCGGGGCTGGCGGTACTGCCCCGCTATCTGTGCGCGGACACGCTGGAGCGCGGCGAGGTCGTCGCCCTGCACGATCCGCCGGTGCCGCCGCTGCGGACGTACTTCCTAGTGGTCCGCACGGGCACGCTGGCGATGCCTCATATCGCGCGGGCCCATGAGTGGCTGCTGCGAGCGGCTTCGGACTGGGCGTGA
- a CDS encoding MFS transporter has translation MPLALLALAIGAFGIGTTEFVIMGLLPEVAGDFGVSIPTAGFLVTGYALGVVLGAPLMTVLGTKVSRKRMLMLLMGLFIAGNLLSAVAPAFSVMLIGRVVASLAHGAFFGIGSVVAADLVAPDKKAGAIAMMFTGLTVANVVGVPLGTFVGQSAGWRVTFGIVAALGVVGLVGIAKLVPDTPKPQGVRLRHELAAFKNAQVLLAMAMTVLGFGGVFAAITYIAPMMTHVGGFADGSVTWLLVLFGLGMVGGNLIGGKYADRALMPMLYVSLGALAVVLALFTLTAQNKILAAVTITLIGALGFATVPPLQKRVLDQAHGAPTLASAVNIGAFNLGNALSAWLGGLVIAAGFGYTSPNWVGAALAAAALLLAFLSAALERREGAVSSAVVNGTVPAEQRAAVHH, from the coding sequence ATGCCTCTCGCGCTTCTGGCCCTCGCGATCGGGGCCTTCGGAATCGGAACGACCGAGTTCGTGATCATGGGCTTGCTGCCCGAGGTCGCGGGTGACTTCGGGGTCTCCATCCCCACCGCCGGCTTCCTGGTGACCGGCTACGCGCTCGGTGTGGTCCTCGGCGCTCCGCTGATGACCGTGCTCGGCACCAAGGTCTCCCGCAAGCGGATGCTGATGCTGCTGATGGGGCTCTTCATCGCCGGCAACCTGCTGTCCGCCGTCGCTCCCGCCTTCTCCGTCATGCTGATCGGCCGCGTGGTCGCCTCGCTCGCCCACGGAGCCTTCTTCGGCATCGGCTCAGTCGTCGCGGCCGACCTGGTCGCCCCGGACAAGAAGGCCGGAGCCATCGCGATGATGTTCACCGGCCTGACCGTCGCCAACGTCGTCGGCGTCCCGCTGGGCACGTTCGTCGGGCAGTCCGCCGGCTGGCGGGTCACCTTCGGCATCGTCGCCGCTCTCGGCGTCGTCGGCCTGGTCGGCATCGCCAAGCTGGTCCCCGATACGCCCAAGCCGCAGGGCGTACGGCTGCGCCATGAGCTGGCCGCCTTCAAGAACGCCCAAGTCCTGCTGGCGATGGCGATGACGGTCCTCGGCTTCGGCGGTGTCTTCGCGGCCATCACCTACATCGCGCCGATGATGACCCATGTCGGCGGCTTCGCGGACGGCTCCGTCACCTGGCTGCTGGTCCTCTTCGGGCTCGGCATGGTCGGCGGCAACCTGATCGGTGGCAAGTACGCCGACCGCGCGCTGATGCCCATGCTCTACGTCTCCCTGGGCGCCCTCGCCGTGGTGCTGGCGCTCTTCACGCTCACCGCGCAGAACAAGATCCTCGCGGCCGTCACCATCACGCTGATCGGCGCCCTGGGCTTCGCCACCGTCCCGCCGCTGCAGAAGCGCGTCCTGGACCAGGCGCACGGAGCTCCGACGCTGGCATCGGCCGTGAACATCGGCGCCTTCAACCTCGGCAACGCGCTCTCCGCCTGGCTCGGCGGCCTCGTCATCGCGGCCGGCTTCGGCTACACGTCCCCCAACTGGGTCGGCGCCGCCCTCGCCGCGGCCGCGCTGCTGCTCGCGTTCCTCTCGGCCGCGCTGGAGCGCCGTGAGGGAGCCGTCTCCAGCGCCGTCGTCAACGGCACCGTGCCCGCCGAGCAGCGAGCCGCCGTCCACCACTGA
- a CDS encoding MarR family winged helix-turn-helix transcriptional regulator, translating to MTATDPALTALAQGWCALSLLHGRIETHIERALQSRHDLSVREYSLLDVLSRQHNGEGGHLQMKQVADAVVLSQSATTRLVTRLEDRGLLSRYLCPTDRRGIYTDVTETGLKLLEQARPTNESALREALDEAAKNPELAPLVHAVETLRVPT from the coding sequence ATGACCGCCACGGACCCCGCGCTGACCGCCCTCGCCCAGGGCTGGTGCGCCCTCTCCCTGCTGCACGGCAGGATCGAGACGCACATCGAGCGCGCCCTGCAGTCCCGGCACGACCTGAGCGTGCGCGAGTACTCCCTGCTCGACGTCCTCAGCCGCCAGCACAACGGCGAAGGCGGCCACCTCCAGATGAAACAGGTCGCCGACGCCGTCGTCCTCAGCCAGAGCGCCACCACCCGCCTCGTCACCCGACTCGAGGACCGCGGCCTGCTCTCCCGCTACCTCTGCCCCACCGACCGCCGCGGCATCTACACCGACGTCACCGAAACCGGCCTCAAACTCCTGGAACAGGCCCGCCCCACCAACGAGTCCGCACTGCGCGAAGCCCTCGACGAAGCCGCGAAAAACCCCGAACTGGCCCCACTGGTCCACGCCGTCGAAACACTTCGCGTGCCCACATAG
- a CDS encoding GNAT family N-acetyltransferase: MGDLEIRPAVADDIPAIVGMLADDPLGAQRESPDDLTPYLSALERLSSDPNQHLVVAVREGRVVGTLQLTVIPGLSRRGSTRSIIEAVRIHADERGSGLGTQLIEWAIDESRRQNCQLVQLTSDKSRTDAHRFYERLGFTASHVGFKLPL; the protein is encoded by the coding sequence ATGGGAGATCTTGAGATACGGCCCGCTGTCGCCGACGACATACCCGCGATCGTCGGCATGCTCGCGGACGACCCACTGGGCGCCCAGCGTGAGTCACCCGATGACCTGACCCCCTACCTGTCCGCGCTCGAGCGGCTCAGCAGCGATCCGAACCAGCACCTGGTCGTCGCCGTCCGCGAGGGCCGCGTCGTCGGCACCCTCCAGCTCACGGTCATTCCCGGGCTGTCGCGGCGTGGCTCCACCAGGTCGATCATCGAAGCCGTCCGCATCCACGCCGACGAGCGAGGCAGCGGCCTGGGCACGCAGCTCATCGAGTGGGCAATCGACGAATCCCGGCGGCAGAACTGCCAGTTGGTGCAGCTGACCTCCGACAAGAGCCGTACGGACGCCCACCGCTTCTATGAGCGGCTCGGTTTCACCGCCTCACACGTGGGCTTCAAGCTCCCGCTGTGA